ATTGCTTCTCCCTCAGTAAATCTATTTTCTCATGAAGCGTCATTATTTCAAGCTCCGCCTTCAAGTTGACTTCGTAATCATGTTCCGCACTTAAGCGATCCTTATAGGCCTGGCGGTTTTGAGACATCAAGATTATCGGAGCTTGAATGGCGGCAAGCATAGATAAAAACAGATTCAGCAGAATGTACGGATATGGATCGAATGACTCACGGTACGTGATTAGAACAAACGAATTCAGGAGAACCCAAATAACCAGGACAACCGCAAAGATCGATATAAAGGTCCAGGAGCCTCCAAAGGCAGCGACCTTGTCAGCAAGCCTCTGGCCAAAAGTCTGTTGCTCAGAAAAGTCTTGAGCGACATTTCTCGAAATATGGGTTCTCTCGGCGAGATGACGAGCAACTTTCTTTTCTCGCTCACCAAGTTGCTCATATTTCGTGCGAAAAAGCTTTTCTGATATTTCGTCTACTTTCTGATTCATCGTGTTATCCTTTGGATTGTGGTCTAACAATTAATATATCAACTTGTCTTTTTCTAAATACTACAACCACCAACAAAAAAATAGCAAGGGCTTTTTTTTGCATCTCTGAAAGATGGTCACAGACTTATTTTTACTCAGATGGTTTTTGCTGATATTGCATGGTAAAAACCAATGTACTTTTTTTGTGAAGTAATTGGCAAAGCGATTGCAACAAATTTGGTACGTGATCAATAAATAGCTACGAGAGCATGTTGTATCGTGTCCCGACAACTCAAACACGATTACCAAGTGAAAGAGTATGCTTTTTTAAATTTCTCAGTTTATTGCTTTCAGGAAGAAACTGTTTAGCCCTATTCAATAGGGTCTTCTTGCGAAGTATGTAAAAATGGAAAAAAGATTATGGAGATGCTAAAATTGTGAAAGATGGCAAAAAATACTGAGAAACAACATGATATGAAGGGCTTGAAAGTTCTTTTGCATATATGCTGT
Above is a genomic segment from Pseudomonadota bacterium containing:
- a CDS encoding DUF1003 domain-containing protein; this encodes MNQKVDEISEKLFRTKYEQLGEREKKVARHLAERTHISRNVAQDFSEQQTFGQRLADKVAAFGGSWTFISIFAVVLVIWVLLNSFVLITYRESFDPYPYILLNLFLSMLAAIQAPIILMSQNRQAYKDRLSAEHDYEVNLKAELEIMTLHEKIDLLREKQWSELISIQQEQLRLLSQLIKDPKKNQ